TGGCTCTTTGCTTGATACACCCGggtcatgttttttctttttctttttttttttttttttttcagctgttgctTCTAATTATTTTGTCGGCTCTAGGAGGCAGTATAGACTGCTTCTGTGgaggacactgaggtcagaTAATGAGACCCACATTAAGCCTGATCATTTCCCACTGGAACAGCTCTTTACAAACGTGAAAATACTGAGCActtgtttcatttaaattaatgGTTTTCTTCATCACTTTATTGCTGGTGGTTCAGAAAGATGAGGTGAATCAAAAAGTGATTCTGTCCCCTGAATGCTGCCtgcaaaattaatttaattgtcactgaaaatgtgttttccagaGCCTAATCCctgcatttgtttaaaaataaagtaaataaagaaaaaccttgACTTGTTTACACTGGTTTTATGGATCACATTTGGGGGTCAGTGGGCCAAGGCCTACACCACAAGGAATTACAGTTTGGCCTCTGGCTGTTGGAAAAATCACAGCAAATGTTTTACTTGAGAATaatttgtgaaaataaataaataactataaGCAGCTTTTTTCGTTTTACAGCACATGTTGAAAATCGAACACTCATGCTGTTTGTTTCGAAGATTCTTGTTCTGCTATAACAGGACCTTGTAGGATTCATTTGGGCTGCTTCcatttcatttataaaaaaaataataatttcttcCTTATGCAGTCGTTTTTGATGGTGAAAGCAGACCCTTCCCAGCCAGCCGCTGtggttgggggaaaaaatgacgTGGTCCATGACAAAGAGGGGGAGTGCATTGTGGGCTTATGTAACAAGCCATCTAACAACTACCACCATCTGCCCGACTTTGTGTAATTTCTAGTGAAATATGTCTTACTCAGTGACTTCATCTGCATCTCTTTAGTAGTTCATTTTGTTTGCCACACCTTATTTGGTCCtctgaacttaaaaaaaatgtttgtgactCAGTTTGTTCCTGGAAAAACGTAACTGCGGACATTAACACTTCACAGACCTGCTGCTGAGTCACTCTACAGGAGCTGAACAGGTACTTTACCGTGAACACGAATCACTGTGAAACAAGGCCAATATGGAGGCACATTTTTCAGTATTAGATCCAGATATTATACATAATCACAACCCGTATTacacaacatgtaaacataGCATTACCCACACATATTCTCGACGCACATGTACTGCATGCATCTATTTCACACTTCACACCCACACTCTTCTCTGTATGTACTTAGACCCAAAATgcactcactcacccacagaTAGATGCATATAcaaggaagaaacaaaaaaaaaaacaacaactgataAATATGTGATAAAGATAtaagaaataaagataaattaaaaaaatgtcatgttgGGGAAAAATAAGATATTCTGGATATTATACCTGTGAATACACTGGTTCCTTCAGAGCTACACAAGGGACAGGAATACAACACACCAGTTAATACAGCTTTTGCTGAGCTGTTGTTTCTCAGTCAGAACTAACTAAGAATTTCTCTGGTACAGTGAACTCAACAAAACATCTCTTTCAGTTCCTGTCTTTCCCAGAAAATAAAAACGATGTGTGGAGTTTACTTCTAGCAATGTCGGCGGTGTCTTATCTGATTTACCACCACTTGTTATTTTACCTCTTATTATAATCCATTTCAGCTTTGTGAAGAAAAGAGGGAGCTTCGCATTTTCATACTTCACAGGCAATGATGTACGAAAGAACGAGTCCGGTCAGGTTTGTTTCCGGTCTTCAGGGGAGCAGCTGCACCAACAGTTCAAGTCCTTTCAgttttgctgcagtgtttcaaGTTAAGGTATAAATTTGATTTAGGTGAGAGGTTAGGAGGCTAAGGAGATGTCTGCAGACACTAACACATGTCGGGGTGACACAGTGCAATGAATCAAAGCCCTGATACAGAGAGCTTACCGTCTTATCTGAGTTTCCTCACCcgtaaaaggaaaacaagagtTCATTAACAAGTGAGACATGCTCTGAAAAGCCTGCCCACTGCAAAGGAATGCAACAGGAATCTGTGTGGCTCATCAGAAATTAGACAACAGTGATCAACTAATAGCATGACTATAGTTGCACCACTAACAGCATGCACACTCACTCAGTCATTCCCATTACCAGACCATTTAGCGAGAAGGGAGGTGGAGCTGGTGCAGTAGGGCCGGGAATAAGGGAGAGGGGGGACATAAAGAAGGAGGTGATTGTTGGGGAGAAGGAAAACATATAAAAggggagagagcaagagagggagcAAGTGGAAGAAACACAAGGAGAAAGGAGCTCCCTCGCTTTTTGGTAGAGAGCACACGTTTTCAGCGAGCAACAGGTAAGACCATATCTTTTAATATTTCACACATTCCACTCTTTTACACAAGCAAATGGAGTTAAGCTGTGGCAAAATACCAAGAGCACAAGGTACATTAGTATTCAGTGGAGGCTCTGgctctgtttttcatgcagttaAACACATTCTTGTGTTAGGAGTTTTTTGAATGGACTCCATTGTTATCTCTCTCCACATGTTCACCACAAAGCATATTTCAGGTAGCTTTGTGTGGATTCTTGTTGAAAATCACACATGTAGCTTTCCCGTAACTCGATCCAGCTGAGAGGGCTGCTCAGTATCTTGGGTGTGTAGGCATTTGGACCTGTTGTGCAATAGTGCATGGAATGCTGAATTAGTGTGAAGTACCTCCAAAGTTTAACAAATGAGGATTATTCCAAGCAGCTCTGTGTACAAGACCATAAATCACTGACAAACATGTCACAGAATAGTAAATTTCAACCAATTAAGtgtccacattttcttttcaatagCTTATTCAAGAGTTAAACAGTGTGCTCTAGTTTTAAGAAAACAATTTATGATTCAAagacagggattttttttttaatcttccaaCTGAAACTTGGCTCACACTTAAACTATTGTTTCATTTGacagactttttatttttttactcaaGACAACAAGAAACTTAATGTACACATAACTTAAAACCCAAGGGGATGATACTTTTTCCTAtgtgaaaaacagattttccaACATACTGAATTTCATTTTCCATGTTCTCCAGAGGGCACAATGGCTGCCAGCAGAGACTATCCTTTTCCCCTGCTGATCGTCTGCCTGCTTTTCGTCAGAGGTTACTCTCCCCTGCCTACGACATCACTAGAGACAGGGACGAATCCCATGAGACCCATGGGCCCAAGTGGGTTTTTGACCGAGGCCCTGGTGCTTTCCACAGAAGATTACGATCAGCTTGAGGACCCAGTCACCCCTATTGTCCCCAAGGTAGTGTCTCCACATGGAGGGATTCCTCAACGATGCAACTACAATCCCTGCCTGGAGAATCAGGTTTCCTGTACCCTGATGGCAGCCTCCACTGGCTGCCTGTGTCCAGGGTCCACGTTACACAATAGGGTCCCAGATGCTCCCGACTTGAAATCAGTGTCCTGGAACGGGTCTGAGGTTGTAATTCAGTGGTGTGCACCTTACTCATATGTCACAGCTTATGTTGTTAAAGTAGGGGGGCAAGAGAGGCAGCAGTTTGGAAATCACCAAAGGAGCGGCGCTGTGGGTGACATAGACCACATTacagaggtttgtgtgtttgcggaGAATGACAGCGGAACCAGCGATGGGTCATGTATGATGTACAGTCCCAGAGACAACAGCCTGCCCCTGAAAGCAGGGCTCATCGGGGGGGCTCTGggcttcctgctgctcctcttgtTGGCCGTCTTGCTCTGGAGGCACCGGAGGCAAAGGAAACAGGAGGCCAGCATCTCTATGCATGACACAGCTGAGACACAGTGAACAAAAAATAGAGCAAGACTGGACACTCAGTGAGATAAGACTTGGTCCCATGAGACGTCTCAGCGTCACTGCAATTAATTAACTTTAATTTCATTATAACGTCTGTGGTTTTCTGCACAAAAAGGCTTTCTGAAAGCGAAGGAGGAAACAGGTTTCATCATCTCACATAAATAGTCTGTATCTGACTGGTCATGTTCAGTGCTACAAATAGAGTCTATTTTGCAAATCCCGTGGTAGTGCTTTGAAAACCAGctgcagaaaaaatatattgcaTTCAGCCGCTATGTCTTTTGAAAAATATACCCAGGAGACAAACAATAAGAATGCCGCAAAACAGAGAATGGTGAATAATGTGGtcatatttttccatttcaaaaaTTAGCTGCTTGGTGGACAACTCTGAAAAGATCAGGAGTCAGGATTTTAAGGACCATCCCAGCATGTAGTCTCTGCCCAGAACTGCTTTTACTGCGGCTCTCCCAGACATCGGTTATCCATGAGCTGAGAAAGCCGTCTTGTTTTCAGTTTCGTCAGTGCATTCTTCCTGTAATCCAGACAGTTTTTAGCTTGGGAATTAGTAGAATTTTCTCACTCATGATCCttagggttgttttttttttcctcctggttTTCTTTGAACATCTGACTAAAAATGAATTGATCAAAATCAGACACAGCCACTGATACTAATCAGAAATGTATGAAACAGTGAgacttttaaatattttaacagtTGAAGCACAATGACAGTAACAAGAGATTTATGCCAGAGACGACAGCTGGGTACAAAAATGATGGGGTATTGTCTGTGGTCAAGTtggaattatttatttatggctATGTAGCAGTTATTGACACattaaaacatactgtatatatgaatctacagttaaaaaatacacacacacacacatatatatatatatatgtatgttatGTTGGTATGACGTTCCTCAGGTTATGTATTTAATTAAAGAGTGAGAGGATTGATTGTGGTTTGACGGACTAAAAGTGAATGACGAGCTGtgttatgtactgtatttatgaTCATATTTTGGTTCATTGCTATTTCTGGATCTActgtacatgtttttgtttaaagGTTTGACTGTTTAAATCCAGTAAAACATTGCCTCAATGGCCACTGGACCCATGTGTCAAACTATGAAGTTATTTTGCAGCTTTTTGATGGGTGTGCTTAACCATCTGTCTTATTGTCGGAAGTTGTGTCAGTGCACTGGATGAGCCCGAGTGTTCAGTGCTGTTTTTCCAGCTGTCATACAACACCCTTTCAGCGGATATGGATTTTGTGAGTCTTCTCTCATTCCAGCTGAGACTTCCAGTCATCCAGCACTGGGCTGGTGAGAAGCTTCaggctttcttttttctttttttcttgccatgataagaaagagaagaaagttCAATATTTAAATCCTCTCAGTTTATCTCATGTTCGAGCCTCCATCTGCACGTCTCCGAGCCATGTTATAATTCCTTTTTACTCTGGTTGCTGCCACGGAGTTGTTTCACTGCTTCTGGCATCTTTCTTATTCCAACTGCACTGCTGCACAGCTTACGCCACACAGAGCTGTATGGAAGTCATTTAACATCTGTAATTTGGAGACACTGCAGACTCTTAATTTCTGCCACTAAGATGGCCTCAAGATGTTGCTTTTATGACACACATTCAGCCTGAGCGCAGCCACTTTCAAACTGGGAGGGGAATCTTTACAAGAACAGAGGCCTGCCTGACAAGAAATGCAAAGATATGGGTGTACAGTATCATGTGGTAGAAGCAAACCAAGATGTAATGTACTTAAGGCAAATGCAGAATGTGTTTTGCTGAaaccacacacagtgacagagcagTGGTGTTCTGGTGATGACAGCAGAACAGAGCAACATGTAAACAACATGTACTTATGAgaagataaatacattttgatgTGGTTTGccttttttaaagaaattatttttaagaaAACTCAGAATATTTTTTGAATAAACATGAAGAAATCAAAATGTACGTATTACACAAGGTTAAAAAGTTTTCCATGACCAAAACTGGAATCCAGTCATACAGCTGAAAGGAAAATGAGGTAGTTGGGTGTATCTGAGGCTGCCGCCAGAGTTTACATGCATCTGAGCTTCTTGATCATAAGAGTGCACAGTCAAGAAATCTATGACGTCAAGGTAAAATGAGAAAGTTTACTAAAGGCCACcattttgtctttaatgtgcCAAATACCAAATTTATAGgagtgaaatattttaatttgaaaagcatCTTTCTGAACTCATGTTTTAATTTTCCACTGAAACTATAAAAGAAAGATAAAGTGACTTCATGTCTTTCTACATTTGGTTTTAATAGTTTAATTGCTTCCAGTGGCGCATCTGCACTTTTATCCTCATTTTTACTTGACATTTTAGAACACAAcacttcaatttaaaaaaaaaaaaaaaaagatgcccaGACAGCTACATGATTTGCTAATCACTCGATGATGCTGATTCTTGGGGGGATATTTTGTGCTTCTAATGAATGATTCTCCTGAGTTTtgcagtggaaaaagaaaatccacagtTTTGCAACAGATAGACCACACACCTCCCCGACAGGCAGCCTGCCCCTCCAATCAGCTTTTGACGTTGGTAGGAATAAAGTGGATGAATCATCTGGAGGAAGCACAGATGTGAGGTGCAGAATGGGCTTAAGGAGAAATATATCATTAAGTTTTCTGCTCTGGTGAACCGTTTTTAACATCTGAAGTGAAAGCAGATAACAGTTGTGATGAATCTCAAATGACGCTGGTATTGGTGACTCTTTTTTTGTAACTGTCGACGGATGTTGCAGCAAGGTCAGCAGAAAGGACGTGTGTTGACAGGATACTTCTCCTTCAAGGCCAGTCATGTTGAATCACTACTATCTCACTCAGTGACTCATGTTGCTTTTCTGGTGAGGAGGTCACCAATGAAACACTGAATCGGCTGAATTCAGGCTGTGGGGTATTATAAGAAGCTCCTGTATAAAATACCCCGTCTGCCACCTCTACCTGCCACTGAGATCCACAGGTTTAGTAAACCTGTTACTGTACCTGTGTGAGTAgcagtgaaaataatcactatGAGTATTTGTCTAGTCTGAGAACTGATGCtagtcatgttttcatttgtatttatgAAGTTTTGGATTCTGCCCGCAGGTATTGCATTATGTTATGTAGCTAATGATgattaaacagacagaaaaactgacTCACCTAATTAGCTCTActaaatatgaaaatgtcacGCAGGCCCTGGAGCAGACACGACATTTTAAAGGGATATGAAGTAATCCAGGACTTtcatctttttgcttttttagcATCcacgactttttttttttacaacagagACAAAGGTATTTCATTGAAGCAGACACCCATGAACTGAGGaagtatatacagtatagcATGATGCAAAAAAGCTCTTTTCACAGGCCTTTTAACTGCCTACAGGCCCTTTGCTCGCCCTGTTCAAGAGACCTGACTGTACTAAAAGGGGGAAAAGGATGTTAGCACAAAAGAAATGTAATCACAACAATAATTATGTCCACAAAGCTGGATCATATTAGGCTGAGAGCCAATTAGAAGGCTTTGCTGGCTGGCAAACAGCACTTTGAAATGTCGGGTTTCAAAGCAACATGAGACAAAACAGGCCTTCAAAGGGGCTAAGTCACCTGCACTCAAACACTGCAGGTGCACCAGTCAAACGTACTGCAAAATTAGAGGTGTCAGAAGTATTTAGATACTTCACTTACAGCTGttctaatcaatattttatatgaacaatggatcaaatgactatgtgtaatgaaaggttgttgtgttgttgtacaTACTGACAAATCCAACTGTCACCTGagtctgcagttcccctcagttCTGTGGGGcagttttagcatctttcagctcattgttttggtttttatacCTGCACCTACTCAGTGTAGTTTCCACATGTCAGCCGTTTTCATTTAACatctataaataaatgaatgaatatcaAGTAAAGTTAATAATACTACACTGTTAATacttaattaaaagtaaaaaaaaaaaaaaaaaaattctcttaaGTTAACGTCTACAAATATTATAAGCAAAATGTGGGTAGGGTATCAAATGAAACAAAGTTCTCCTTATGCAGAGTTATAACTGATGCAGTAGCATGgaagcagcattttaacattGTGGATGGTTGACATGGAGgtaactgtaactgtgtcaTTTCTCTGAGGTAGTttattagtagtagtatatTCTGTTTTAGAAGATAACCATAGGTTTGGTGTGTAAAGTATGAATATATAATAATTCTGTATACAGCATGAAATGGgttgaaaaaaagtaaaataattgcCAACCTAATTTGATCCACTTTTGTAGCAGCTTTTGCAAAATTGAATTCTTGTGTTTACACTATTTTGTCCACCCTCTGTGTTGTATATGACATTACATTGAATGAGGAGTGATTATCATTTCATGTCCATATAAAAACTGTCTCCTTTTACTGAGCGTGTGTTCACTTTGTAGCTGAGGCTTTAAAGAGGCTTTACTGCAATGAAAGTGTAGGTTGTAGCATTATGTTCATCACGTAACATTATACTTGTACCTATTCAAAACCGTCATTCATTTGCAGGCAATTAATTATTCATGAAAAATTAATTTGCATTTGGCGCTGGGaaaattaatgttattttttatcattagtATTCCACCAGCAGGGGCACTAATGACTGCTTTCTCTGCCCGCTGGGGTCAGCTTTTACAGGACATAAAATGTTCAAAGTAGGTCAGCCATCCATCAGTGCCCATTATTGGAACTAAACCATCCTCTACACCCAGCCAAGAAATCTGAACACATACTGGTTTAATTCACATGTAGAGAGGTTTCCGCTTCTTTGGTCCTCTAAGCATTTTGTAGACAATGCAGTGAATCTGAAAGAAAGGCAAATGAAAAGGTGTCAGTCACAGAACTTCTTGCAGAATGAGCCAGGTGTCATTCAgtcaacagctttttttctttttttttaaacaagggGACTCTTGGCCATGCTGTGGCCCTCATCAGAGGAAACTACGAGTCTAAGTGGGTGGTGGTAGAAACTGATCCCCCCCCCTACCCAACCCCTCCTCCCGCAGGCATCTCATCCTGTTTACTCCTGTTATGTCTTaggctgtgtctgtctgtcttggcTCAAACCGCAGCTCCGTAAATAAAAAGATTAACTTcagtctctgagtctgtgaTGTTATAGGAAGGATGATCAGGGTTTATGTAAATGCAGCATGGCGTATGTTAGATTACATGTCCTCTTTTGGCATTGTCACcgttggaaaagaaaaaaacaagagtgTGGTGTGAAGAGATCTCTCATCATCCAGACACTCTTCCAAAAGGGTTCAGTGTGACTCAGAGCTACTTTTATTTGTCTTCACGGGGACCACTAGAGGTCATTATTGCAAAGAGCACTGAAGAAAGCAGAGCCACCTCTGGCATGCACTCAGTGATAATGTggtggaaatggaaatgagttGCTCTAATAGGGATGAAAATTAGTTTGCAGAAGTAACATCGGCTCAGCCACGTTGCTACATCACAGGGGGAGAGCAAGAGCTTGTGTTTGAAGAGGCTGCTAAATGTTTGCTTTCTGTCACTGCCACTCCCCCCCCCACAAAAATTTCTTCATCCACTACGACAGACGGGTCATCGTTCTCCTCTCAACTCCCCGGGATAGCTCAGCAAGAGCATTTCataaaggagaagaggagaaattccttttttttttcatttccttgtaTGAAGAGCTACggtaaccatggcaacctgGCTTTATACAGGACAGAGCTGAGGAGATTGAAACTGAGCTCAGCTTGGAGGGGAGAGTTATCAATCACTTTGGCATCAGCACTGTCACACGCTCGCGTACATGCACCTGCTCTTTCGCCCTTCACGTGACTTCGCGTGGCAGAAATCATGAGAGTTTCCCTTTTCAtccaagtgagaaaaaaaaaaactcctcctcagtgtgtcagtgtccgGTGGATGGATCTGGATACATAAAACATGCTAATGCTTTATGCAGATGCCCAAGACAcacaattcacaatttttttttttttcttacagaaAAATCATAGGAGaatatgatttttctgttttcattcctgctttttatttattttctattgcTTCTCTTTGATTCACAATAGAATGACACAACTCTTTTTGATTGAAAAATTTGTTGGACAAATTGAAGATCTCTGTGATTTACAGGCTTAtaatgaggaagaaaagaattCCAATGTCTGACTTTTGTAACAACAAATGTGAATAAATTTTGTGATTTGCAGCCCTTTTATCTAAGGACATGTCCAGTAATTTAATTATAATGTTTAATAATTAGATGAATAATCTTAAGAGTGGACCTTTTTAATCTGATGTTTGATTTATCATGTTTTAACAAATACTTTTACTAATTCCCTATTTAAATTACTGTGAATTACCCTTTCCCCTCCTTTAGGTTTATTTCcctataataatatataatatcatCTCGTCAAACTAGCAGGCTGCATATGAAAAAGGGATGTTTGCACATTTTTAGACTCAGCACACATCAGCTTTACGTGCAGgtttgttttgagtttgtaAAAGACTTCAGTTCCAGCTCAGGTGCTGTTCACTAAATCTTTAAGAGCGCAGGAATCCTGGAGGGACGTGGAGCTGGAGCTGTATTTAAGCATGTGAGGTTAAGTAGTTTTCCCAGAGCCGCTGCACTGTTCCAGTTCCCCTTTCTTCTCAACTGATGTGGAGGAAGTGGCTCCTAATTCACTTCATAAAATAACATGTTGTTTGTTGCCTCAAAGGAGAATCTCACAGTTTGGAGCTGACAGCGTGCGGCCTGAATAGCTCTGCCTGTCCAAAGTGTAGGAAGACATCTTGGACAGGCTGCCAGCCTGTCATCAAGTCTCCGCTTCAGGAAACTTGCATGAAAAACTGGAAGTGAACTCAAGAAAGCTTCTGGTTTGAACACCAGTCCCTCTTACTCAGCATCACtacaatatataaatatgacaACTTAGAATTTTTAAATACTAGACGCAGAACATTAGTTTTGTGCACATAGATTATGGCAAAAAATTGTAAGCTCTTCATCCAATAAAGTGTTGGGAGCTTTAATCCAGTACAGTTTGCACACAGAATAGCTTTGGATAAGATACCGGGCTGTAAACTAAAACCTAGGACTGATACATGGCCAGATGTTGAGTAAAACAAATCCCAATTACCCCTCCAACCTCTGCAGGAACAAGCACTGGAACAAGAGATGAATCAGGGACAGATTATTCAGGACACAGTCGCGGGGGATGGCGAGCTCGAGAGGAGAGCAAAGACTTGACCTTTTCTGAATATTCATGacgacagagaaaagagagctgTAAACTCTCTCTGACACCTAAAACCTTTGTGGAGTCTAATAACGGAAGGCAGCTTGCgattgcaaaaataaatatatctaGCAGGAGTAACATCAGGATACGTTGGCCATTTGCCAGCCAGGAGGATCAATAGCCATTAACACCATCATCCGTGCAGTCAGAAGCCAGCAGGGATCTGTGGCTCTGCAGAGTATTTCATCATGATGAGAGGTGGATTGGAGCTTTAGTTACAGTAAGAGCATCTCTCTCCTCGCTCCTGTGAGCGATGCTTTCTGACTGACAATGTCATCAGTGTGCTGTGTATGTAAACATATCCAGCAGCCTGGAGAATCTAGGTCATTTTCTGGCTGggatgagatgagaggaggagccGTCTAGAGACACACCGAGCCGCAAATGtgtgctgtgttc
This genomic stretch from Toxotes jaculatrix isolate fToxJac2 chromosome 12, fToxJac2.pri, whole genome shotgun sequence harbors:
- the LOC121190228 gene encoding leucine-rich repeat neuronal protein 4; this translates as MAASRDYPFPLLIVCLLFVRGYSPLPTTSLETGTNPMRPMGPSGFLTEALVLSTEDYDQLEDPVTPIVPKVVSPHGGIPQRCNYNPCLENQVSCTLMAASTGCLCPGSTLHNRVPDAPDLKSVSWNGSEVVIQWCAPYSYVTAYVVKVGGQERQQFGNHQRSGAVGDIDHITEVCVFAENDSGTSDGSCMMYSPRDNSLPLKAGLIGGALGFLLLLLLAVLLWRHRRQRKQEASISMHDTAETQ